Proteins encoded by one window of Tunturibacter psychrotolerans:
- a CDS encoding helix-turn-helix domain-containing protein: protein MQEICNGDLAQEAKISTSHLRSFRQSTGKTPYQYLLHQRIERARSLMRDDRTPSTEVVLASGLEAMTNRCADRENLTPKN from the coding sequence TTGCAAGAGATTTGCAACGGTGATTTGGCGCAGGAGGCGAAGATCAGTACGTCTCATCTTCGCAGCTTCCGCCAGAGCACAGGCAAGACGCCGTATCAATATCTGCTTCATCAGCGCATTGAGCGTGCGCGATCGTTAATGCGCGACGATCGTACGCCTTCGACAGAGGTGGTACTGGCGAGCGGCTTGGAAGCCATGACAAACAGGTGTGCTGATCGCGAAAACCTGACCCCAAAAAACTAA
- a CDS encoding SDR family NAD(P)-dependent oxidoreductase has protein sequence MARVFITGSSDGLGLTAAQLLVEQGHSVVLHARSQQRADETQNKFPAAESVVVGDLTSIAQTRYVADQVNNLGIFDAVIHNAGIGYREPKRMVTEDGLSHLLAVNTIAPYILTALITRPKRLVYLSSMLHKNGDPSLNDLTWADRPWLGQQAYSDTKLHDVLLAFAVARRWPGVLSNALEPGWVPTKMGGSSATDDMDQAHRTQVWLAVSDDPVALVSGEYFYHMEKRHPHPATRDAGLQDRLLNFCFRVTGVELPS, from the coding sequence ATGGCTCGTGTTTTCATTACTGGATCATCCGATGGTCTAGGTCTCACCGCCGCACAGCTTTTGGTTGAACAGGGCCACAGTGTGGTATTGCACGCTAGAAGCCAACAACGGGCAGATGAGACTCAAAATAAATTTCCTGCAGCAGAATCGGTAGTCGTCGGGGACCTCACAAGCATTGCCCAGACAAGATACGTCGCCGATCAAGTCAATAATCTTGGAATCTTCGATGCCGTCATTCATAACGCGGGCATCGGCTACCGCGAGCCAAAGCGAATGGTCACTGAAGATGGCCTGTCGCATCTTCTCGCTGTCAATACGATTGCACCATACATCCTGACAGCGCTGATCACTCGACCAAAACGACTTGTGTATCTGAGTTCGATGCTGCATAAGAACGGCGACCCAAGTTTAAACGACCTGACCTGGGCGGACCGACCGTGGTTGGGACAGCAGGCTTACTCCGATACGAAGCTCCATGATGTGCTATTGGCATTCGCTGTTGCCAGACGGTGGCCGGGCGTGCTTTCAAATGCCCTGGAGCCAGGTTGGGTGCCCACCAAGATGGGCGGTTCAAGCGCTACAGACGATATGGATCAAGCGCATCGCACCCAGGTATGGCTTGCAGTAAGCGATGACCCTGTTGCTTTGGTGTCTGGTGAGTACTTCTATCACATGGAGAAACGGCATCCGCATCCTGCTACGCGTGACGCCGGTCTCCAGGATCGACTACTAAACTTCTGTTTCCGTGTGACAGGAGTGGAACTTCCATCCTGA
- a CDS encoding family 2A encapsulin nanocompartment shell protein has product MAEATTRTSLGEQSAYQLANVTKTAPIYGAVTPRWLVRLLDWKPLEAGIFRRNRVVEEKPIEVLCGHVDESEIPQTYAEYETAPREYRLSSINALINVQTRVSDLFSNPYDQVREQLRVTIEGVKERQENELLNNADYGLLNNVPDSQKISTRKGSPTPDDLDELLTKVWKEPSFFLAHPRSIAAFGRECTRRGVPPPTVTLFGSPFLTWRGLPLIPTDKIHVTGKVPKSKILLVRVGERKQGVIGLFQPGLTGEQSPGLSVRFTGIDNRGLASYLISLYCAASVLTDDAIATLENVEVGNYHEYK; this is encoded by the coding sequence GTGGCAGAAGCGACTACCCGTACATCTCTCGGCGAACAATCAGCCTACCAATTAGCCAATGTGACAAAAACAGCCCCCATTTATGGGGCGGTCACGCCAAGGTGGCTTGTCCGGTTGTTGGACTGGAAGCCGCTGGAGGCGGGTATCTTTCGACGGAACCGTGTCGTCGAAGAAAAGCCCATTGAGGTGCTTTGCGGCCATGTGGATGAGTCTGAGATTCCTCAGACCTATGCTGAATACGAAACCGCGCCGCGCGAGTATCGCCTGAGCAGCATCAACGCCCTGATCAATGTTCAAACCCGCGTCAGCGACCTCTTCAGCAATCCTTACGATCAGGTCCGGGAACAGTTACGAGTCACTATTGAAGGGGTGAAGGAGCGGCAGGAGAATGAACTCCTGAACAATGCTGACTACGGGTTGCTCAACAACGTGCCCGATTCTCAGAAGATCTCGACCCGCAAAGGGTCTCCTACGCCGGATGATCTGGATGAATTGTTGACGAAGGTGTGGAAAGAACCGTCCTTCTTCCTCGCGCATCCGCGCTCGATTGCAGCCTTCGGCCGTGAATGCACGCGGCGCGGCGTTCCACCGCCCACCGTAACTCTCTTCGGCAGTCCCTTCCTCACTTGGCGCGGTCTTCCCCTGATTCCCACGGACAAGATCCACGTTACTGGCAAGGTGCCGAAGTCGAAGATCCTCCTAGTCCGTGTGGGAGAGCGCAAGCAAGGCGTCATCGGTCTCTTTCAGCCCGGTCTGACCGGAGAGCAGAGCCCTGGCCTTTCTGTGCGCTTTACAGGAATCGACAACCGCGGGCTTGCTTCCTATCTGATTTCTCTCTATTGTGCAGCTTCTGTCTTGACCGACGATGCGATCGCGACACTCGAGAACGTCGAAGTCGGAAACTACCATGAGTACAAGTGA
- a CDS encoding LysR family transcriptional regulator: MTNYHESMRFDDRVLNGLNVLTAVVRSGNFAVAGKSLDMSQSGVSRAIARLEARLGVRLLERTTRTVTLSEEGRRLYEQIVPLLAGLEEAAASVTTSKDAVRGTLRVNMDPFISQLILGPQLSRFLKRFPALKLELITRDRLGDLVAEGFDLAIRFGEPRPSALVARKLLDTRVITVASPIYLKRTGRPKHPSELEEGDHRLIDFRDPETGRAYEWAFRQGRKEIEISSNAQLLLSDVATIHAVCLAGYGIAQLLELGIESLIESGRLEVVFPDWLDERFPLYALHPSRNYLPPKTRAFLDFVIATVKSSTSIA; the protein is encoded by the coding sequence ATGACTAATTATCATGAATCTATGAGATTTGATGATCGTGTCCTGAACGGACTCAATGTCCTGACTGCTGTGGTGAGGAGCGGAAACTTCGCCGTAGCCGGCAAATCGCTGGACATGTCGCAGTCGGGAGTGAGCCGTGCGATCGCGCGTCTAGAGGCGCGCCTCGGTGTACGTCTGCTCGAACGCACCACCCGGACAGTCACCTTGAGCGAAGAGGGGCGCAGGCTCTATGAACAAATCGTTCCGCTGCTCGCTGGATTGGAAGAAGCAGCGGCCTCGGTAACAACCTCTAAAGACGCTGTTCGGGGAACCCTGCGGGTCAATATGGATCCGTTCATCTCGCAGCTTATTCTTGGGCCACAATTGAGTCGATTTTTAAAGCGGTTTCCGGCACTCAAACTCGAACTGATTACACGTGACCGGTTGGGCGATTTGGTCGCAGAAGGCTTCGACCTTGCCATCCGTTTCGGCGAGCCCCGTCCATCGGCACTTGTCGCGCGAAAACTCCTCGACACACGAGTTATCACGGTCGCATCGCCAATTTATCTGAAAAGAACGGGTCGCCCAAAGCATCCCTCCGAGCTTGAGGAAGGCGATCATCGTCTGATTGATTTTCGCGACCCTGAAACCGGGCGCGCCTACGAATGGGCCTTTCGGCAAGGCCGTAAGGAAATTGAGATCAGCTCGAACGCACAGTTGTTGCTCAGCGATGTTGCGACCATTCACGCGGTCTGCCTCGCCGGTTACGGTATTGCACAGCTGCTGGAACTTGGAATCGAATCGCTGATCGAGAGCGGACGCTTAGAGGTGGTCTTTCCTGATTGGCTCGATGAGCGATTTCCTCTCTATGCGCTACATCCCTCTCGTAATTATCTTCCGCCAAAGACGCGCGCGTTTCTTGACTTTGTCATCGCGACGGTAAAATCATCTACCTCAATTGCCTAA
- a CDS encoding LysR substrate-binding domain-containing protein, with the protein MELRHLRYFTAIVQWKGYRQASRHLYIAQPSISQAVADLEGELGIKLFAREGRVAKLTPEGQVFYEEALKTLAQAERSITTAQRAAKGEIGTLGIGFMGFTACLFLPDLIRKYKARHPGVAMRLVEDVPGGQDIAFDRGEIDIAFTRPLSADRRVHYDTRLLFSEPLVAALCKSRKIRAKRIRIADLAGERFIVFQRSSSPAVFDTIVRVCNDNGFSPRLQNELNNMNSVLATVEAGEGVAIIPASASNLRADNVSFFRLQPDDVRIDFVAAWQKREPSVPLKLFLQLLEEELPSIREKTLFR; encoded by the coding sequence ATGGAACTGCGGCATCTCCGATATTTCACTGCAATTGTCCAGTGGAAGGGTTACCGCCAAGCGTCTCGGCATCTTTACATTGCGCAACCGTCTATCAGCCAGGCTGTGGCAGATCTTGAAGGCGAACTAGGGATCAAATTGTTCGCGCGCGAGGGACGTGTCGCCAAGCTCACACCAGAGGGGCAAGTTTTCTACGAGGAAGCGTTGAAGACGCTCGCTCAGGCGGAGCGCTCCATAACCACTGCGCAACGGGCCGCCAAAGGGGAGATCGGCACGCTTGGGATAGGCTTCATGGGATTTACAGCTTGTCTGTTTCTCCCCGACCTAATACGCAAGTACAAGGCCCGTCATCCTGGCGTTGCGATGCGCCTGGTCGAAGATGTGCCCGGGGGCCAGGACATTGCGTTTGATCGCGGCGAGATCGACATCGCGTTTACGCGTCCGCTGTCGGCCGACCGCCGGGTCCACTATGACACGCGCCTGCTCTTCAGTGAACCATTAGTCGCAGCTCTATGTAAGTCGCGCAAGATCCGTGCTAAACGGATTCGGATCGCAGATCTCGCGGGGGAACGGTTCATCGTTTTCCAGCGGTCGAGCTCGCCTGCGGTCTTCGACACAATCGTTCGTGTCTGCAACGACAATGGATTTTCACCCCGCCTGCAAAACGAGCTGAACAATATGAACTCTGTGCTCGCCACTGTCGAGGCCGGAGAAGGAGTCGCTATCATTCCCGCCTCAGCCAGCAACCTGCGCGCAGACAACGTCTCGTTCTTCCGTCTGCAACCTGACGACGTTCGTATCGATTTCGTAGCCGCATGGCAAAAAAGGGAGCCCTCAGTCCCTCTCAAATTGTTCCTTCAACTACTCGAAGAAGAACTTCCCTCCATTCGTGAGAAGACCCTTTTCCGTTAA
- a CDS encoding MFS transporter, which yields MANATAGFARTFRAFRYRDFRLMWIGACASTIGTFVQQFAQSWLVYDLTKDPFYLGLDLFLGQLPIMMFSLFGGVFADRMDRRKLLLASQYIQMACAFLLALLFAFHVVKVWHILALSFVVGLGQSFGGPAYSSLLPTLVGPEDLSNAIAMNSVQFNLARIIGPTLGGLTYTTLGATWCFTLNGFSYLAVIASLFLIQVKFVPTKTTDSVLSSMKEGIRFIRQRDGMSALVVLAFCTTLFGFSLNGFIPVFVRDVFHKGPETYTLLLVCSGAGSICGALAVATSERLKGQGRLTLLILALLGLITAGFAVSRWLPVSCTLMFFAGAAVMASASFMLSLAQLISTDAMRGRVMSVYNLAFRAGIPLGALGLGKLIPVFGVSKSLAGAGIALTSLSLYFLVSRKDETFRSSRSGRL from the coding sequence ATGGCAAACGCGACTGCAGGGTTCGCACGCACTTTTCGGGCTTTTCGTTACCGCGACTTCCGCTTGATGTGGATCGGAGCATGCGCATCCACCATTGGGACGTTTGTGCAGCAGTTCGCACAAAGCTGGTTAGTTTATGACCTCACGAAAGACCCGTTCTATCTCGGCTTGGACCTTTTCTTGGGCCAGCTTCCAATCATGATGTTCTCGCTCTTCGGCGGCGTCTTTGCAGATCGCATGGATCGCCGGAAGCTGCTACTTGCCTCGCAGTACATCCAGATGGCGTGCGCGTTTCTCTTGGCGCTTTTGTTCGCATTCCATGTCGTAAAGGTATGGCACATTCTCGCACTGTCATTCGTCGTTGGCCTTGGGCAATCCTTCGGTGGCCCTGCGTACTCTTCGCTTTTGCCGACGTTGGTCGGGCCAGAGGATCTATCCAACGCGATCGCGATGAACTCAGTCCAGTTCAACCTTGCCCGAATCATTGGTCCGACGCTTGGCGGCTTGACCTACACGACGCTTGGTGCAACTTGGTGCTTTACTCTGAACGGTTTCTCATATTTGGCGGTGATAGCGTCGCTTTTTCTGATTCAGGTGAAGTTCGTCCCTACAAAGACAACTGACTCTGTCTTGTCGAGCATGAAAGAGGGAATTCGCTTCATACGACAGCGGGACGGAATGAGCGCACTGGTTGTCCTGGCATTCTGTACGACGCTGTTTGGCTTTTCTCTCAACGGCTTTATTCCGGTCTTTGTTCGCGATGTGTTCCACAAAGGGCCGGAAACCTACACGCTGCTGCTCGTCTGCTCAGGCGCCGGTTCAATCTGTGGCGCTCTGGCTGTTGCGACTTCAGAAAGATTGAAGGGGCAGGGGCGGCTAACCCTCCTGATCCTCGCCCTATTGGGGTTGATTACAGCCGGATTTGCCGTATCGAGATGGCTTCCAGTATCTTGCACTTTGATGTTTTTCGCAGGGGCGGCAGTGATGGCGTCTGCATCCTTTATGCTCTCTCTGGCGCAACTCATCTCGACGGATGCAATGCGTGGCCGTGTCATGAGTGTCTACAACCTCGCGTTCCGCGCCGGCATTCCGCTTGGAGCGCTCGGGCTCGGGAAACTCATACCTGTATTTGGAGTTTCAAAGTCGCTGGCCGGCGCTGGCATTGCGCTAACTAGCCTGAGTCTCTATTTCCTTGTCTCAAGGAAGGATGAAACGTTTCGTTCATCTCGCTCCGGCCGCCTTTAG
- a CDS encoding family 2A encapsulin nanocompartment cargo protein cysteine desulfurase: protein MSTSDPAQLFVAPDTDPRAATAHLPSGALSGDVLDPVALARMANDFFTALPDSLDVPSNPLPAHAVSTDPALVSVPATVPASPSEISLPSDRHFSGLPASIGPASFSPVTAPAQVTPPAVPGVVGTAVSNFAAEVPSFSFLQDARPIFRDRNTLPDGPNPRVSPVSAFVPQTASASALPTDFNRDFFAQAIPPSQPPASGLPSAPSIGDVSPVPTFSFLEELRPLFSYPPTVPGPVPAAPETALFGNPSLSYLELPHEFSRSPELTDLAEYDSFGFLEGNRNLYFVEPTANLEPIGIEPDVPRNLNLSSYPFDAEAIKRDFPILRERVNGRPLVWLDNAATTQKPQSVIDRLKYFYEHENSNVHRAAHELAARATDAYESAREKVRRFVNASSTREIIFVRGATEGINLIAQSWGRRNIQKDDEIVITWLEHHANIVPWQMLCSEKGAKLRVAPVDDSGQVLLDEYEKLLGPKTRLVSITQVSNALGVVTPADKMIEIAHRYGATVLLDGAQSVSHMRVDVQALDCDFFVFSGHKVFGPTGIGVVYGKPEVLEYMPPWQGGGNMIQDVTFEKTLYQEPPQRFEAGTGNIADAVGLGAAIDYLDRVGMHNISRHEHELLVKATSELVRIPGLHIIGTAKEKAGVLSFVLDGFRTEEVGDYLNKNGIAVRSGHHCAQPILRRFGLESTVRASLALYNTHEDIDKLVSAVWNLRLGRTSIS, encoded by the coding sequence ATGAGTACAAGTGATCCGGCCCAACTTTTCGTAGCCCCTGACACAGACCCACGAGCGGCGACAGCTCATCTCCCCTCCGGGGCGCTGTCAGGGGACGTACTGGACCCTGTAGCTCTGGCCCGTATGGCAAACGATTTTTTTACCGCGCTTCCCGACTCACTGGATGTGCCATCGAATCCGCTGCCTGCCCATGCAGTTTCAACGGATCCTGCGTTAGTGTCAGTTCCTGCGACAGTGCCAGCCTCTCCTTCGGAGATATCGCTTCCATCGGACCGGCACTTCTCGGGGCTCCCTGCGAGCATCGGCCCAGCCTCCTTTTCTCCGGTGACAGCGCCTGCGCAAGTAACGCCTCCGGCTGTACCGGGAGTGGTTGGAACCGCCGTCTCCAATTTTGCTGCAGAGGTTCCATCGTTCTCGTTTCTTCAGGACGCCCGCCCTATTTTCAGAGATCGGAACACTCTACCGGATGGGCCAAACCCCAGGGTGAGTCCAGTCTCAGCGTTCGTCCCGCAAACCGCTTCGGCAAGTGCGCTACCTACCGATTTCAACCGTGACTTCTTCGCACAAGCGATCCCGCCATCGCAACCTCCTGCAAGCGGGCTACCTAGTGCTCCAAGCATTGGTGACGTGTCTCCTGTCCCTACGTTTTCGTTTCTTGAAGAGTTGCGCCCTCTATTCTCGTACCCTCCAACAGTCCCCGGCCCGGTGCCCGCCGCGCCCGAGACCGCTCTATTCGGGAATCCTTCACTGTCCTATCTCGAGCTGCCTCACGAGTTCAGTAGATCGCCCGAACTCACCGATTTGGCAGAATACGATTCATTTGGGTTTCTTGAAGGCAACCGCAATCTGTATTTCGTTGAGCCCACCGCCAACCTCGAACCCATCGGCATAGAGCCGGACGTTCCACGCAATCTGAATCTCTCCTCCTACCCTTTCGACGCAGAGGCCATCAAGCGTGACTTCCCTATTCTTCGCGAACGAGTGAACGGGAGACCTCTGGTGTGGCTCGACAACGCCGCCACTACGCAAAAACCGCAGAGCGTCATTGATCGGCTGAAGTATTTTTACGAACACGAAAACTCCAATGTTCACCGTGCTGCACACGAACTTGCGGCTCGAGCAACAGATGCTTATGAATCCGCACGCGAGAAGGTTCGGCGTTTCGTCAACGCATCTTCAACACGCGAGATCATCTTTGTACGCGGAGCAACTGAGGGCATCAACCTTATCGCTCAGAGTTGGGGACGGCGCAATATCCAGAAAGACGATGAGATCGTCATCACCTGGCTCGAACACCACGCGAACATCGTTCCGTGGCAGATGCTTTGTTCAGAAAAAGGGGCCAAACTTCGAGTCGCACCCGTCGATGACAGTGGACAGGTGCTGCTCGATGAGTACGAAAAGCTGCTCGGACCAAAGACTCGTCTCGTCTCCATCACGCAGGTCTCGAACGCATTAGGCGTAGTCACGCCGGCGGACAAAATGATTGAAATCGCCCACCGTTATGGCGCGACCGTTCTACTTGATGGAGCGCAGTCGGTCTCCCACATGCGCGTGGATGTACAGGCCCTGGACTGCGATTTCTTCGTATTCTCCGGGCACAAGGTCTTCGGCCCAACCGGTATCGGAGTGGTATACGGCAAGCCCGAAGTTCTCGAATACATGCCACCCTGGCAGGGTGGTGGAAACATGATTCAGGACGTGACCTTCGAAAAAACCCTCTACCAGGAACCGCCGCAGCGCTTCGAGGCAGGCACCGGAAACATTGCCGACGCGGTCGGGCTCGGGGCTGCTATCGACTATCTGGATAGGGTAGGCATGCACAACATCTCGCGGCACGAGCATGAACTGCTCGTGAAAGCTACGAGCGAACTCGTTCGCATTCCTGGACTGCACATCATCGGAACAGCGAAAGAAAAAGCTGGTGTGCTGTCGTTTGTGCTCGATGGCTTCCGTACCGAGGAAGTCGGTGATTACCTCAACAAGAACGGAATTGCTGTCCGCTCTGGCCACCATTGCGCACAACCCATTCTTCGTCGCTTCGGGCTGGAGAGTACTGTTCGTGCCTCGCTGGCTCTATATAACACTCATGAAGACATCGACAAACTTGTGAGTGCAGTTTGGAATTTGCGCCTGGGACGAACGTCGATCTCCTGA
- a CDS encoding NmrA family NAD(P)-binding protein: MYAIMGISGRVGGAIAENLLAQGEQIRAIVRNPEKAARWRERGAEIAIADVDDPDALASAFAGTDGVFLMVPPNFAPAPGFPETRKTLAAYHAALVKALPKKAVYLSSIGAEQTSGLGLITSSHLLEQTLGDLPIAHAFLRAGWFMENHAWDVTTAQSEGKIFSNLYPLDRKFSLVATADIGKAGADVLRQEWKGTRHIEVAGPEQYSPNDIAHALSSSLGRTIEAVAVPREKWTEFFVGQGMPEGRTEPRAEMVDGFNSGWIHFGVAGTEHITGTTSLTSVIANLAANGSQEA, encoded by the coding sequence ATGTACGCAATCATGGGTATTAGTGGAAGAGTTGGAGGCGCCATCGCAGAGAACTTATTGGCGCAGGGCGAACAAATTCGCGCGATCGTTCGGAATCCTGAAAAAGCCGCACGTTGGAGGGAACGGGGAGCAGAGATTGCGATTGCTGACGTCGACGATCCGGACGCACTGGCATCCGCATTCGCGGGAACGGACGGTGTGTTTCTCATGGTCCCGCCAAACTTTGCGCCGGCGCCCGGCTTTCCGGAAACGCGCAAGACTCTCGCGGCCTATCATGCGGCTCTCGTAAAGGCTCTGCCCAAAAAGGCGGTATACCTTTCTTCGATTGGAGCCGAACAGACCAGCGGGTTGGGACTTATCACCAGTTCGCATCTTCTGGAGCAGACGCTCGGAGATCTACCCATAGCCCACGCATTCCTGAGAGCTGGCTGGTTCATGGAAAATCACGCATGGGACGTTACTACCGCACAGTCAGAAGGAAAGATATTCTCTAATCTTTATCCCCTGGATCGCAAATTCTCACTGGTTGCTACCGCTGACATCGGCAAGGCTGGGGCGGATGTGCTGCGCCAGGAGTGGAAGGGCACTCGGCATATTGAGGTTGCAGGTCCCGAGCAGTATTCCCCCAACGATATTGCACATGCATTGAGCAGCTCTCTCGGACGTACCATCGAAGCAGTTGCCGTTCCACGTGAAAAGTGGACGGAGTTCTTCGTCGGTCAAGGCATGCCGGAAGGTCGGACCGAGCCTCGCGCCGAGATGGTCGATGGATTCAACTCGGGCTGGATTCATTTCGGTGTGGCGGGCACTGAACACATCACAGGCACTACAAGCCTGACGTCGGTGATTGCAAACCTTGCGGCAAACGGAAGCCAGGAGGCATAA
- a CDS encoding SRPBCC family protein translates to MSQVIEYSTTIKAPSSEVWRVLTDPNLMKQWIAEQEMRVRIITDWKVGSPIIVDGHHNNVNFENKGTVLHFEPNSLLRYSHFSSLSRLPDKAENYTIIEFRLAGTKENSTSLNVTISNFPSESILKHFEYYWRITIEVIKRFIESSRQTTTLQV, encoded by the coding sequence ATGAGTCAAGTGATTGAGTACTCCACCACGATCAAGGCGCCCTCTTCTGAGGTGTGGCGCGTTCTGACGGACCCCAATTTGATGAAGCAGTGGATCGCCGAGCAGGAGATGCGGGTCAGGATCATCACAGACTGGAAAGTCGGAAGTCCAATCATCGTCGATGGACACCACAATAATGTGAACTTCGAGAACAAAGGCACTGTCTTGCACTTCGAGCCGAATTCACTTCTTCGCTATAGTCATTTCAGTTCTCTGTCCAGACTGCCTGACAAGGCCGAGAACTATACCATCATCGAGTTTCGGCTGGCGGGAACGAAAGAAAACTCCACATCGTTGAATGTCACGATCTCCAATTTCCCTAGTGAATCGATACTCAAACACTTTGAGTATTACTGGAGAATCACAATCGAGGTCATCAAACGGTTCATCGAGAGCAGCCGGCAGACCACAACCTTGCAGGTGTGA
- a CDS encoding rhodanese-like domain-containing protein, with product MSVPEIQAEELKQRLDQGENLFLLDVRDEYEYEISNIGGHLIPLAQLSKRLNELNAGEEIIAVCKMGPRGVKAVEYLQQHGFSKVSNLRGGIHAWSDKVDHKVRKY from the coding sequence GTGAGCGTTCCAGAGATTCAAGCTGAAGAACTAAAGCAACGTCTCGATCAGGGCGAAAATCTGTTCCTGCTGGATGTGCGCGATGAGTACGAATATGAGATATCCAACATCGGAGGCCACCTGATTCCTTTGGCGCAGCTTTCGAAGCGTTTGAACGAGTTGAATGCGGGCGAGGAGATTATTGCCGTTTGCAAGATGGGACCACGCGGTGTGAAGGCGGTCGAATACCTCCAGCAGCATGGCTTCAGCAAAGTTTCAAATTTGCGGGGTGGAATCCACGCCTGGTCGGATAAGGTCGATCATAAAGTCCGCAAATATTAG
- a CDS encoding SDR family NAD(P)-dependent oxidoreductase: protein MASKGTIIVTGASQGIGAGVVQAFLDRGYNVVANSRNIISSGTFRESEKLALVDGNIGESAVAAKIVETAITRFGSIDALVNNAGIFFAKPFTEFTTDDFEALSTVNLKGFLYVTQGSVKQMLTQKKGGSVVTITSSQVVNPIAGISASVPMITKGGLEAVTRSLATEYAKEHIRFNAVAPGIVDTPMHVNNPKDFLKTLSPMGTISSVSDVVDAVVYVTEARNVTGEVLHVDGGSHQGRW from the coding sequence ATGGCAAGCAAGGGAACAATCATCGTAACTGGAGCATCTCAGGGTATCGGCGCGGGTGTGGTGCAGGCGTTTCTCGACCGCGGGTATAACGTGGTGGCAAATTCGCGAAACATTATCAGCTCGGGCACCTTTCGTGAGTCTGAGAAACTCGCGCTTGTTGATGGCAACATTGGAGAGAGCGCGGTCGCAGCAAAGATTGTGGAGACTGCGATCACAAGATTTGGTTCCATCGACGCTCTGGTAAACAACGCTGGCATCTTCTTTGCCAAACCCTTCACGGAATTCACGACGGACGACTTCGAGGCGCTTTCGACTGTGAACCTCAAAGGGTTTCTGTACGTGACGCAGGGCTCTGTGAAGCAGATGCTTACGCAGAAGAAAGGTGGCAGCGTCGTCACCATCACCTCTTCGCAGGTTGTCAACCCGATCGCCGGTATATCGGCGTCCGTACCGATGATCACTAAGGGCGGCCTTGAAGCTGTTACCCGCAGTTTGGCGACCGAGTATGCGAAAGAGCACATCCGCTTCAACGCCGTAGCACCCGGGATTGTTGACACTCCAATGCACGTAAACAACCCAAAGGACTTCCTAAAAACGCTCTCGCCGATGGGTACAATCTCCAGCGTCAGCGACGTCGTCGACGCCGTTGTTTACGTAACCGAAGCACGCAACGTCACCGGCGAGGTGCTGCATGTTGACGGTGGATCGCACCAGGGTCGTTGGTAA